The following is a genomic window from Benincasa hispida cultivar B227 chromosome 7, ASM972705v1, whole genome shotgun sequence.
CTTGCAACTTCAAGTGCTGCTGTGGATCAACAAAGTTACATAATTCATATGGACACCTCAAAGATGGCCACCGCCAACAACCCTGAACAATGGTACACAGTCATGATCGATTCAGTCAATGAACTCGCATCTCTCGACAACGACAACAACGAAGAAGAAGCATCAACCGCTGCCGAGATTCTCTACGTTTACAAAACTGCCATTTCAGGCAAGATTCTTAATATCGATGTTCATGAAAATTTGaagtcttgatttttttaaaaatgttgctaAGTATTTTACTTGTCAATAAAAAATTCGCTCAAAAATACCTTTAgttcctaaaatttcataaaacgaCAAATTGGTCCTTATACTTTCGAATTTGTAAAAgtttaatccttgaactttaGTAAATAATATACTTTacaatgtaagtctctattatgagattgaatgaaattttttacGCATATAGATCTATAAACTAATCGGAAATCAAATAAAAGTTGTGTCTTGAACACCTTGATTAATTTTCAGGTTTTGCTGCAAAGCTCTCCACAAAACACCTTCATTCTTTAAGCAAAATTCCAGGCTTTCTAGCAGCCACTCCAAATAAACTACTTCAGCTTCACACTACTCACTCCCCTCAGTTTCTCGGCCTAAAAAGAGGCCGTGGTCTTTGGAATTCTTCAAACTTAGCTTCTGATATAATTATTGGTTTGCTTGACACTGGCATTTGGCCTGAGCATATAAGTTTTCAAGACAAGGGTCTGTCCCCTGTGCCCACAAAATGGAAAGGAATTTGCCAAGCAGGCCCAAAGTTCTCACCTTCAAATTGTAACAAAAAGCTCATTGGAGCAAGAGCCTTCATTCAAGGTTACGAGGCCGTTGTCGGTAGATTGAACGAAACAGGGACGTTTCGATCGCCCCGAGACTCAGATGGGCATGGGACGCATACGGCTTCAACTGCTGCTGGAAATTTTGTAAACAGAGCAAGCTTTTATAACCAAGCCTTGGGAGCAGCCACTGGAATGAGGTTCACTTCAAGGTAATAAATTTctttgtaaatatagcaatcagGCCTAAAGTATTAAAAGTGATAGTATAATGTAAAAAATTtatagatatagcaaaatttagattcaaCTCTTGAAgcttattagtgatagactattAATACAGCTCTATCAGCCATAAAGTCTATCAcaaatagattttgttatatgtgtaattttttttttaaatgttgctATACACTCAATTTTTACCCCTAAAACAGCTACCGCTGACATTACCCTAATAACAAAAGTTACAAGATTAGTCCCTGAACTTTTCAAACCTAATTCCAgtggtttttttaatttattattttagaaatGTCCATTTTCATCGACATTGATATTTAAAACTTTGATCCACCAGGATTGCAGCATACAAGGTATGCTGGCCTGAAGGGTGTGCCAGTGCCGATATTTTGGCAGCCATGGATCACGCCATTGCCGATGGTGTTGATGTTCTATCGATCTCCTTGGGTGGCGGTTCTGGTATTTTTTACAGCGATGAAATCGCCATAGCTGCATTTGGTGCTATTCAACAAGGAGTTTTTGTTTCATGTTCAGCTGGTAATTCTGGCCCATATATCTCAACTGTTGGTAATGTAGCACCATGGATCATGACAGTTGCTGCTAGTTACACTGATAGAACCTTCCCAACCACTGTAAAGCTTGGAAATGGAAAAGTTTTTGAAGGCTCTTCTTTGTATTTTGGCAAGAATATAAATGAAATCCCACTTGTTTATAACAATACTGCTGGTGATGGTGAAGAATCAAATGTTTGTACTGCTGGTTCACTTGTCCCATCAATGGTGAAGGGAAAAATTGTTGTATGTGAAAGAGGAACAAACTCAAGAACTGCAAAAGGAGAGCAAGTGAAATTAGCTGGAGGAGCTGGGATGATTCT
Proteins encoded in this region:
- the LOC120081218 gene encoding subtilisin-like protease SBT1.1 codes for the protein MKIRQMLMFLSITIAILATSSAAVDQQSYIIHMDTSKMATANNPEQWYTVMIDSVNELASLDNDNNEEEASTAAEILYVYKTAISGFAAKLSTKHLHSLSKIPGFLAATPNKLLQLHTTHSPQFLGLKRGRGLWNSSNLASDIIIGLLDTGIWPEHISFQDKGLSPVPTKWKGICQAGPKFSPSNCNKKLIGARAFIQGYEAVVGRLNETGTFRSPRDSDGHGTHTASTAAGNFVNRASFYNQALGAATGMRFTSRIAAYKVCWPEGCASADILAAMDHAIADGVDVLSISLGGGSGIFYSDEIAIAAFGAIQQGVFVSCSAGNSGPYISTVGNVAPWIMTVAASYTDRTFPTTVKLGNGKVFEGSSLYFGKNINEIPLVYNNTAGDGEESNVCTAGSLVPSMVKGKIVVCERGTNSRTAKGEQVKLAGGAGMILINTQLEGEELIADSHVLPATAVGASASKAIIDYIASSKHQAKASITFKGTKYGSQAPRVAAFSSRGPSFFKPYVIKPDITAPGVNILAAWPPIVSPSELESDKRRVLFNIISGTSMSCPHVSGLAALLKSAHKDWSPAAIKSALMTTAYVTDNKNHLISDVSRASGGPADPYAFGSGHVDPEKASNPGLVYDIAPQDYINYLCSLKYNSAQIALVSRGKFTCSSKRKFLQPGDLNYPSFSLFMKKKAKNVTITFKRTVTNVGIPRSDYTAKINNPEGIRVIVKPEKLSFVRLGGKLSYKVSFVALGKRETLDDFSFGSLVWQSGKYAVRSPIAVTWQ